The following DNA comes from Spirulina major PCC 6313.
AGTATGTACCGTTGCAACCCAATGACAAGGGGTGGTTATGGTGTGAAGCATTGGGGTTATGGTTAGGAACTTGGCAGGGTCAAGTGTTGCAAGAAACAACGGATTGGTTGCGGTTCTATTTCCCTAACGAACAGTTAGTTTTACTGCCAATGGAACAGGAACGGCTCCGGGCAGAGCAGGCAGAGCAGGAGCTTGTGATAGAGCGAGAAAAACAAGATGCTTTACGGGCAAAGTTGGGGGAGTTGGGGGTTGATCCGGATGCGGTGTGAGGGCGATCGCTCCTCTCTGAGAGTTTGCCGGTAAGACCTCTTTACCCTTGATGCTCCTTGAGCATGTATCTACAATGTAATCACATTCTGCTTTGGGAATTATTGAAGGATGAGCACAGTGATTAGAACCCGAATTGTTAAAATCGGCAATTCCCAAGGCGTGCGTATTCCTAAACTGCTCTTAGAGCAAAGCGGTATTCAGACCGACGTTGAAATTGAAGTGGAAGGGGATCATCTCACGGTTCGCACTGCACGACGGTTAAGGACAGGCTGGGATCAAGCCTTTGC
Coding sequences within:
- a CDS encoding AbrB/MazE/SpoVT family DNA-binding domain-containing protein; this encodes MSTVIRTRIVKIGNSQGVRIPKLLLEQSGIQTDVEIEVEGDHLTVRTARRLRTGWDQAFAAMAKEQDDVLLDQVNSTDWEQSQWEW